The Triticum aestivum cultivar Chinese Spring chromosome 5A, IWGSC CS RefSeq v2.1, whole genome shotgun sequence genomic sequence tatccggaaatcataatacatgtgtgaatatatagaccataacatgtccctagtaagcttctagttaactagctcattgatcaatagatagtcacggtttcctgactatggacattggatgtcattgataacgggatcacatcattagaagaatgatgtgatggacaagacccaatcctaagcatagcacaagatcgtgtagttcgtttgctagagcttttccagtgtcaagtatcatttctttagaccatgagatcgtgtaactcccggatgccgtaggagtgctttgggtgtaccaaacgtgacaacgtaactgagtgactataaaggtatactacagatatccccgaaagtgtctgttgggttgacacggatcgagactggaatttgtcactccgtatgacggagaggtatctctgggcccactcggtaatgcatcatcataatgagctcaatgtggccaagtgtttggtcacgggatcatgcattacggtacgagtaaagtgacttgccggtaacgagattgaacaaggtatttgtataccgacgatcgaatctcgggcaagtaacgtaccgattgacaaagggaattgtatacgggattgattgaatccttgacatcatggttcatccgatgagatcatcgtggaacatgtgggagccaacatgggtatccagatcccgctgttggttattgaccggagagtcgtctcggtcatgtctgcatgtctcccgaacccgtagggtctacacacttaaggttcggtgacgctagggttgtagagatactagtatgcggtaacccgaaagttgttcggagtcccggatgagatcccggacgtcacgaggagttccgaaatggtccggaggtgaagatttatatataggaagtcaagtttcggccatcaggaaggtTTCAgaggtaatcggtattgtaccgggaccaccggaagggtcccgggtggggccacctatcccggagggccccatgggctgaagtggggaagggaaccagcccctagtgggctggtgcgccccccttggacctccccctgcgcctagggttggaaaccctaggggtgggggcgccccacttggcttggggtcaagccaccccccttggccgccgcccccccttgagatccaatctctagggccggtgcccccccctaggggccctatatatagtggggggagggagggcagccgaaccaagtccctggcccctccctctccccacgtaacacctctctctctctctctctctcattggagCTTGGTGAAGCCGTGCCGAGATcatcgttgcttccaccaccacgccgtcgtgctgctggatctccatcaacctctccttccccttgctggataaagaaggaggagacgtcttcccaaccgtacgtgtgttgaacgcggaggtgccgtccgttcggcgctaggtcatcggtgatttggatcacgacgagtacgattccatcaaccccgttctcttgaacacttccgctcacgatctacaagggtatgtagatgcactcccctctccctcgttgctagatgactccatagattgatcttgtgatgcgttgaaaattttaaaattctgctatgttccccaacaatggtggCAAATCTAGAAAAAAAATTGTAGTGTAACTTCTTTTAGAAAAAATGGCTTTATGGATCATGGCAAAATGCAGAAAAATGTATGACTACATGGTAaattcagaaataaaaaataatattATGTTCATGGCAATTCTTGAAATAATTTGTATTGCACACATGGCCATTTAAATATGTGAAAAATACTTGCCATGGTATATACAAATAATTTGTCGTGGTCGACTACAATACCCAAAAATATGCAGAAGATAAAATTGCCATACCTAGTAAAATATGCATGTAAGCGATAAAAAATTGTCATGTTCTAAGGTCAAAACACCTCAAATTTTCCATACAGTAAACAAACAATTTCAAATGTTTCTCGTTTTTAGAGAAACACGATTCCCCTAAAACTGCCTTGTGACCAGTCTAAAATCATTTTACACAAACTGCAATGTTCTATAGATCAATTTCTCATGATTTTGCCATGTCCTATTAGAAATTTTCTAAATTTTGCCAAGATGTATTAGACAAACATTTTCGAAAATTGCTAACTCTTCAGCCCAAACATTTTTTCCCCAAAATTTACCAGGTTCTAGAGAACAAGTTTTTCATAAATTTACCAGTGCACTATTACAAAAACTCTAAAAAAATCCATGGTGTAGTAAAAAAATTACCATCATTTCTAGTGGACACATTCTGTCTAAAATTTGCCATGTGTCCAGTACAAACCACAAGTTGCCTATTACAAATGTCATAGAAATTTGCCGTGACAACACGCCCAACACCTATATGAAGAAGGAATATCATCATGAATACACAAAGATCTCCATAATGAATACAAAAAAATAACTTGCCCTCTGCAATAAGCAGGACGGCAATACTAGGGGATTCAAATTTAGTAATATTTTTGTAAAATGGTCACATGGAAGAATTAGGGATTTTCATTTGTAAAACAACATGGCAAATGTTAggtaaaatgtaaaaaaaatacaTGTAAAATTTAGGAAAATGTATTTGCAGAACAAAATAAAAACATGGCAAATTAGCTATGTAGATCATGGCAAATGTGGAGAAAAACGGCTTGTATCAAGGAAACTATACATAACATGGCAACATTACTACCTATATATCATGGCAAAATGTTGTTTGCGTGACTAATTTAAAAAAAACATGGGGTATTGGCAAGACGGTCTATTTTGCCATGATCTACAAGGCTACATTTGCCATAATCCCCCTTCATGTATGTGTGGATGTTTTCCTCtgctccaaaatttctgaaaatgCGCAGCCATGCTAAAATCCCTAAATATGAACCATTGCAGTGTGTCGTGTTGATGCCGGGGGTCGCTGGGATTTCAGAATGAGTATAAGGTAGCTCCCTAAAAAAATGGTGTAGACTTTGTCAATCTTAGAACATGATACTTATGGGCTATAGTAGACAGCATGTAAATGTATACGTGTGATTttgcatgcatgtatcttatgTTGTACTCGATGTTTTAGAAATACATTTTTTAGATGTAGAAATACACTTTTTATCACTACTGAAAGCTTATTAGAGGGATACATTTGAGAAGGGCATTTTGGATCTCAGCCTCCATGGAGGCCGGGTTtcttgaaaaattcaaaattcatattttttattaaaaaaactgAAAACAATTGTACAAGTACATAAGGATGTGGTGTGTATCTATGTAAAATTACAGAATGAAATACCTTGAGATGTGATCTGTGTGGAAAGAATAAACTCATGAACTTTTGGTATGAATAGTATAAGTGTTGAAAAGTCATAGCTTTGTCTTTTGTTGCACAGCCCTTATTTCAACGTATttcgtcctgaaaatttacacacatgtgtgtgtTATGCCTCTATGTATGtctgtatttttttcagaattttttgaaatgtaaaaatatgagttttgttgaattttgaatttttcaaaaaccgGCCTCCATCCTAGCTCTAAAAGCAATTTTCGGATACATTCTTGATTGTAACGACTTGATATGACTTGTGGGTCAGTAAAAACTCTCTCTAACAAGCTAAAAAAGAAGACAATCGTGGCCCTGAATTGAAAATCTTACCCCCAGAAacctcatactccctccttccatctatatagggcctaatgcgtttttcaagaccgtctttgactattgataaaattTATACTACATTTgccatgcataatgtgaaaattatatcatcgaaagctcctttcacatacgaatttgatgatgtgctttgtgtaagttgcatgtcatatattattgctctaacatttggtcaaagtttgcctcgagaaacgcattaggccctatatagatggaaggagggagtattctAGTTACACTACACCACGATCGAACAGCGCGCTGCATCTAGCTAGCTTCTCCATTATTACATGCCTACCAGAAAGGCTGGAGCAAGCCCTGACAGCTTATATAAGAAGGCatacgccgccgccgctgcttctcAAATTAATGGACATGGAGGAGGCCAGGCATTGTCGCTCTGCCACCTTGCTCATgtccttcctctccctcgcatttCTCATATGGCCACCTCCAATGGCGGCCGCCACCCAGGAGATGAAGTCTATTTACGCCGGCTCGAGGGTCATACCGGTGCGGTTGGCCCGGCCGGCGTTCGGCCCGGAGAGCATCGTCTTTGACCACCGCGGCGGCGGCCCGTACACCGGCGTTTCCAACGGTCGCGTCGTCCGGTGGAGGGGCAACCGCCGCCACCGCGGCTGGACCGAGTTCGCCCACAACTACAAGCACAAGTGAGTGATCGATCAACCGGCCATGCACAACCTTGGGCACAGCACGATCGTGAGCTAACCGAACACGCAGGACGGTGGCGGAGTGCGCGGCGAGGAAGAAGGTGGTGGAGCCGGAGAGCGCGTGCGGGCGGCCGCTGGGCCTGCAGTTCCACCACGCGTCGGGCGACATGTACATCGCGGACGCGTACCTGGGGCTGAtgagggtggggcggtgcggcgggCTGGCGGAGGTGGTTGCCACGGAGGCCGACGGCTTGCCCTTCAACTTCCTCAACGGGGTCGACGTCGACCAGGAGACCGGCGACGTCTACTTCACGGACAGCAGCACCGTCTACCAACGGAGGTACGCACCGTACCGAAattcattactactactactaccaccacCCCAGTACTGCAGTAATAAAACGATCATGTGACCGGAACTGATATACAGTACACTGTTGGTGATGAGTTGATGAAAACCTCAAGTATAATTTGCACGCTGATTCGGAATGGGTAAAGTGAAACCGAAATTTGTCTGCGAAAAGCCAGCAGGTATACCTTGTTCTTGTATGATGGCACGGACGATTCCACGGCTTAAAACAAGTGGACAACTGCGGCTCAAGTTTATAACTATAAAACCGTGGTCGATTCGCTTGGAACAAATGCTGATAAAGCTTGAAAAAATTCTTACGCGCCAGCCGTGTGCTCTGCCGGATTAGCAGCCCtaacgaagatggagcatgacaatcCGTCTGTCTCTAACTCTCGACACATGCTTAGTTTTGCATTTAAGGTTTTTGACACTAGTTTTGTTGTACATTAAGTATGTAGGTAGGCTAGCTGTTGGGGCAAAAAAGAAAGACCAGTTGGAACTTGGAAGAACAGATATAGTGGGCATTAATTCCTAGCTATCCCCAATTCAAGCTGGCGGGCATATCCAAATCCAAGATGTTTCCGATCTGGTCTGGCGGAAGCAACACCACGCTCGGTAGCCACTATTAATACCACCACACCGCACGCACAACATTCTCTTAGCAACACTTCTTGAAAGTGACAGGAAAAAATACAGATTATCAAGCTGAGCCATACAGCAATGCCCCTTGAATTTGAGGGAGGTGGTAGGGTTACTTAATAATAGTTAATACTAGTACTCGTCAGTCTCGTCTGATGGAGATCGCACCACCAGACAGCAGCAACGTAAATACTCCTGCTTttgctagtactagtactgctcTACGGCTGCTACCAAGCTGCTCAGCAGGGTTAAAGCCATGTCGGGAAGAGGCAGAAGATCGCCACAGTAGCCAGCCCTCACGTGGAGGAGCAGTAGATGAGCTTGATAATGAATTCACGTGCATTGATAACCGGTCAGAGGTGGGGCCGTGCATGCAACTTCTGTTTTCTCTAATCATATGCTTGTGCGTGCCTGCAGCGAGTACATGCTGGTGGTGCTGACCGGCGACGCGACGGGGCGGCTGATGAGGTACGACCCGCGGACGGGCAACGTCACCGTGCTCAGGTCCGGCCTGGCCTTCCCCAACGGCGTGGCCGTCAGCGCCGACGGGACGCACCTCGTCGTGGC encodes the following:
- the LOC123103625 gene encoding protein STRICTOSIDINE SYNTHASE-LIKE 10-like, which gives rise to MDMEEARHCRSATLLMSFLSLAFLIWPPPMAAATQEMKSIYAGSRVIPVRLARPAFGPESIVFDHRGGGPYTGVSNGRVVRWRGNRRHRGWTEFAHNYKHKTVAECAARKKVVEPESACGRPLGLQFHHASGDMYIADAYLGLMRVGRCGGLAEVVATEADGLPFNFLNGVDVDQETGDVYFTDSSTVYQRSEYMLVVLTGDATGRLMRYDPRTGNVTVLRSGLAFPNGVAVSADGTHLVVAETSSCRLLRHWLRGPAAGVTEVLADLPGYPDNVRPDGGGRGGYWVGMNRDKQWAESGTTANSMSAVRVVVATNGTVVEALRGFGDATVSEVVERNGSLWIGSVDTPYVGLFKLASLPQCGG